Proteins from a genomic interval of Chroococcidiopsis thermalis PCC 7203:
- a CDS encoding FTR1 family iron permease, with product MNFSAALPTFVITLREGVEAALVVGIVLALLKKAKQSKLNSWVYAGVGVGIAASALVGLLFSAIIQAVGSINPEYTPVVEPLMEGVFSVIAIAMLSWMLIWMTRQARFLKAEVEGTVTAALKQNNGAGWGVFSLIFIAVLREGFETVLFIAANFQQGFFPAIGAIGGLVSAIAIGFLLFKWGVKINIRLFFQIMGVLLLLIVAGLVVSALAHFDTAIATLAKLNRQSESLCFYYERFTRNPSCILGPRVWNTSKILPDEQFPGVILKALFGYRDDLFLVQAISYVAFLVTVGGIYFRSLGMGVSKPKSESATTHQSISSGSKET from the coding sequence ATGAATTTTAGTGCCGCTCTACCTACTTTTGTCATTACTCTGCGGGAGGGAGTAGAAGCAGCCCTCGTCGTGGGGATAGTTTTGGCTTTGCTCAAGAAAGCCAAACAGAGCAAACTCAACTCCTGGGTTTATGCTGGTGTTGGAGTTGGAATCGCTGCGAGTGCGTTGGTGGGTTTGTTATTCAGTGCCATCATTCAAGCTGTAGGTTCAATAAATCCTGAATATACTCCAGTGGTAGAGCCACTGATGGAAGGAGTCTTCAGCGTTATCGCGATCGCTATGCTTAGTTGGATGCTGATTTGGATGACTCGTCAGGCGCGGTTTTTGAAGGCGGAAGTGGAAGGGACGGTGACGGCGGCGCTCAAACAGAACAATGGTGCGGGTTGGGGCGTTTTTAGCTTAATTTTCATTGCCGTACTGCGAGAAGGGTTTGAAACCGTCTTATTTATTGCTGCCAATTTTCAACAAGGTTTTTTTCCGGCGATTGGGGCAATTGGTGGTTTAGTGAGTGCGATCGCGATCGGATTTTTGTTATTTAAGTGGGGCGTAAAAATTAACATTCGCCTATTTTTTCAAATCATGGGCGTTCTATTATTGCTAATTGTGGCGGGGTTAGTTGTTTCTGCACTGGCACATTTTGATACTGCTATTGCTACTCTTGCCAAATTGAATCGACAGTCAGAAAGTCTGTGTTTTTATTACGAACGCTTCACCCGCAATCCCTCGTGTATTTTGGGACCAAGAGTATGGAATACCTCGAAAATTTTACCAGACGAGCAATTCCCTGGCGTAATTTTAAAAGCTTTATTTGGCTATCGAGACGACCTATTTTTAGTTCAGGCAATATCTTATGTAGCGTTTTTAGTGACTGTAGGTGGGATTTATTTTCGCAGTTTAGGCATGGGTGTAAGTAAGCCAAAATCAGAGTCTGCTACAACTCATCAGTCTATTAGTTCTGGTAGCAAGGAAACTTAA
- a CDS encoding multicopper oxidase domain-containing protein, which translates to MPNKFFLSKSKTWNRRQLLKWGLASAGTAGAAAVGLHLASRSHSAARVPPIPPSDPSDERGLQPMTVLRDFDYGTLKRENGRNIREFRITAQNTTIQLNRAVVFNTWNFNNRIPGPTLRAKQGDFIRVVFLNQGGHSHSMHFHGIHPTEEDGVRPIRHGAATVYEFEAKPYGIHLYHCHAEPVTRHIGKGLYGMFIIDPPQGRSPADEMVLVMGGFDVDEDKHNELYAFNGLPDYYHMHPIPVYQNQLIRLYLLNMIELDPAVTFHIHANFFKVYPTGMTLNPSHESDVITMGTAERHILEFAYPYTGKYMFHPHQDAIAEAGCMGYFDVISQA; encoded by the coding sequence ATGCCGAACAAATTTTTTCTGAGCAAATCAAAAACTTGGAACCGCCGCCAATTGTTGAAATGGGGTTTAGCAAGTGCAGGAACTGCCGGTGCTGCTGCTGTAGGGCTACACTTGGCATCTCGAAGTCATTCCGCCGCGCGCGTGCCACCCATACCACCTAGCGATCCATCAGACGAGCGCGGTTTGCAACCCATGACCGTTCTCAGAGATTTCGACTACGGCACGCTGAAAAGAGAAAACGGCAGAAATATTCGCGAATTTCGGATTACAGCTCAAAACACGACGATTCAACTCAATCGCGCTGTTGTTTTTAACACCTGGAATTTTAACAATCGCATCCCAGGACCAACTTTACGCGCCAAACAAGGCGATTTCATCCGTGTTGTCTTTCTCAATCAAGGCGGGCATTCTCATTCAATGCACTTTCACGGCATTCATCCTACAGAAGAAGATGGCGTGCGTCCGATTCGGCATGGTGCGGCAACAGTTTACGAATTTGAGGCAAAGCCATATGGCATTCACCTCTACCACTGTCACGCCGAGCCTGTGACCCGTCACATCGGTAAGGGATTGTACGGTATGTTTATCATCGATCCGCCTCAAGGACGATCGCCAGCGGATGAAATGGTTTTAGTTATGGGTGGCTTTGATGTGGATGAAGATAAGCACAACGAGCTGTATGCCTTTAATGGGTTGCCGGATTACTACCACATGCATCCGATACCTGTTTACCAAAATCAGCTCATTCGGCTTTATTTGCTGAACATGATCGAATTAGATCCGGCGGTGACATTTCACATTCACGCTAACTTCTTCAAGGTTTATCCCACGGGCATGACTCTCAACCCCAGCCACGAATCAGATGTCATCACGATGGGGACAGCCGAACGGCACATTTTAGAATTTGCTTACCCCTATACGGGCAAGTATATGTTTCACCCCCATCAAGACGCGATCGCCGAAGCAGGATGCATGGGCTATTTTGACGTAATTAGCCAAGCATAA
- a CDS encoding PDGLE domain-containing protein, translating to MSNNLTRSRNRAFAIAGLGIALIVAVFLSPFASQDPDGLDRVSQDLKFEDKAAEDAPASKLPFYSIFDEYALRGVPEGIATPIAGLVGTLATFGLAWGIGKIVVRGESSSSEEGDR from the coding sequence ATGAGTAATAATTTGACGCGATCGCGTAACCGTGCTTTTGCGATCGCTGGATTGGGAATTGCCCTCATCGTTGCCGTTTTCCTCTCTCCCTTTGCCAGTCAAGATCCCGACGGCTTAGACAGAGTTTCCCAAGACCTTAAATTTGAAGACAAAGCCGCAGAGGATGCCCCAGCTAGCAAGTTACCTTTTTACTCCATTTTCGATGAATATGCCCTGCGAGGAGTTCCTGAAGGAATAGCAACCCCCATAGCTGGTTTAGTCGGTACGCTAGCTACTTTCGGCTTAGCCTGGGGAATCGGGAAAATAGTTGTCCGTGGTGAGTCTAGCTCCTCCGAGGAAGGCGATCGGTAA
- a CDS encoding helix-hairpin-helix domain-containing protein has protein sequence MLRKLPNGRRVAQEKDSWFLGFDRRIRAIARFLLLSISAAMLAIVVSCTQQTPDTSNNSSPAPATNTSASAPNHQQHGGKEQININTAILSELDKFEAMLGVPALSNKIQASRPYANPEELVSKNVVTQEQFDKIKDMVTVEDAVLTGEAKDVDYMSKLGLMKGHLIVAKELLDKQLPKQAEPHIGHPVEEIYVDVEDQLNERNVKEFKTTLIGLQDLIKAQPKSDKVQADFSASMQAVDGAIAALPDNERSSAAFNLQVINELLDAANSEYGAAIANGKISAAIEYQDSRGFVVYANNLYQKIADQMAKENPEAHKTIETSLKDLAKAWPSAVPPAKPVNTPEEVSQLVKAIEQNSQQVISKSNPSA, from the coding sequence ATGCTGCGGAAATTACCAAACGGGCGGAGAGTGGCACAAGAAAAAGATTCTTGGTTTCTAGGCTTCGATCGCAGAATTAGGGCGATCGCGCGGTTCTTGTTACTCAGTATCAGCGCCGCAATGTTGGCGATCGTTGTTAGTTGCACTCAACAAACACCAGATACCAGTAATAACTCCTCTCCAGCCCCTGCAACGAATACAAGCGCCTCTGCACCCAACCATCAACAACACGGTGGAAAAGAGCAAATTAACATCAATACTGCCATCCTTTCAGAATTAGATAAATTTGAAGCCATGTTGGGCGTACCTGCCTTGTCTAATAAAATTCAAGCCAGTCGCCCCTACGCTAATCCCGAAGAACTCGTCTCTAAAAACGTCGTTACCCAAGAGCAATTCGACAAAATTAAGGACATGGTGACAGTAGAAGATGCGGTGCTGACTGGGGAAGCTAAAGATGTAGACTACATGTCCAAACTCGGCTTGATGAAAGGACACTTAATCGTAGCAAAAGAATTACTCGACAAACAGCTACCGAAGCAAGCAGAACCCCACATCGGACACCCAGTAGAAGAAATCTACGTGGATGTGGAAGATCAGCTCAACGAACGCAACGTCAAAGAATTTAAGACAACTTTGATTGGCTTGCAAGATTTGATTAAAGCTCAGCCCAAGTCCGATAAAGTGCAAGCCGACTTTTCAGCTTCTATGCAAGCGGTAGACGGCGCGATCGCGGCATTACCAGACAACGAGCGTTCCTCTGCCGCATTTAACCTTCAAGTCATCAACGAATTACTCGATGCTGCTAACTCCGAATATGGAGCGGCGATCGCCAATGGTAAAATTTCAGCTGCAATTGAGTACCAAGACTCCCGTGGTTTTGTCGTCTATGCCAACAACCTTTATCAAAAGATAGCCGACCAAATGGCAAAGGAAAACCCCGAAGCACACAAGACAATAGAAACGAGTCTCAAAGACCTTGCCAAAGCTTGGCCCTCTGCCGTTCCCCCAGCTAAACCTGTCAATACTCCCGAGGAAGTATCTCAGTTAGTCAAAGCGATCGAGCAAAACTCGCAGCAAGTTATTAGCAAATCTAATCCCTCCGCCTAA
- the cbiQ gene encoding cobalt ECF transporter T component CbiQ, with translation MTLLHIGAFQLDIDSHKSTVWHALAPRTRILCVLLMVFAIVLTPNGHWWTWGIYGIAVISLLFLTRITLPVLLKRIAVELSFVSVVLLGTLFRDGGEVIWTWGFLRITTTGLTVLGSVTLKALLSLMMLNLLTLTTSVPALLNGLLELRTPPLLVATIASMYRYLGVLIGEFNAMRRAAACRNLMTNRYWQRLVIGNTIGSLFIRTYDRGERIHHAMLSRGYRGAFPVEKIPSAGRRDIVALALTLIVMLAGQSVYLFRK, from the coding sequence ATGACGCTATTACATATTGGGGCATTTCAGCTAGATATTGATAGCCACAAAAGTACTGTTTGGCACGCCCTTGCACCACGCACTCGCATTTTGTGTGTTTTACTGATGGTTTTTGCCATTGTCTTGACTCCCAACGGACACTGGTGGACGTGGGGAATTTACGGCATAGCCGTTATTAGCTTATTATTTCTCACTCGCATTACTTTACCCGTACTGCTCAAACGCATAGCCGTGGAATTGTCCTTTGTAAGTGTAGTTTTACTCGGGACTTTGTTCCGGGATGGAGGCGAAGTTATTTGGACATGGGGATTTTTACGAATCACCACTACAGGATTAACTGTATTGGGTAGCGTCACGCTGAAGGCGTTGCTATCGCTCATGATGTTAAATTTACTGACTTTAACGACATCAGTGCCAGCTTTGTTAAATGGGTTATTAGAGTTGCGTACTCCACCTTTACTCGTCGCAACTATTGCTTCTATGTATCGCTATTTAGGTGTATTGATAGGTGAATTCAACGCGATGCGACGAGCAGCAGCCTGTCGTAACTTAATGACTAATAGATACTGGCAGCGATTAGTTATTGGAAATACGATTGGTTCTCTATTCATTCGTACTTACGATCGCGGCGAACGAATTCATCATGCTATGTTATCGCGCGGTTATCGAGGAGCATTTCCAGTTGAAAAAATCCCCTCAGCAGGAAGACGCGACATTGTCGCTTTAGCGCTAACTTTAATTGTGATGCTAGCAGGACAAAGTGTTTATTTATTTAGAAAGTGA
- a CDS encoding condensation domain-containing protein, producing the protein MATFITERNIFQSLVELSTEQRQLLELLLKKQGEDLAQFAIPKRMGSELIPLSYSQERIWTIAQFSPDTFVDNVPVAFQISGNLNLQVFEKSVHLLIERNEIFRTTCTVRDRQLVQTVMTTFKPWVEIIDLSHFSQEERLERATSQAEAIARQPFDLSQDVLFRAIVFCLGEQEFLALLVTHQFATDGLSFRFLLQELATLYKAILVGDRSSLLEPNIQYPDFAVWQRQWFSDAIFEPQTTYWKQQLSGAPTQLKLPIYQSRQFATLDAGCEKFEFSSTLSDKLRELCRQQGVTSFMAFVALFQLILHRCTLENDISIGTLMSNRNRREVEKLVGNFSNNLLLRTNFSSDLSFSEVLTKVRETTLDAYSYQDLPFQRLSASLASIPQFQILLLLRDSTTAQNLDLPDLQVRDFPVELGLTRMELSLDITDSGKDAIFGKLEYKSALFETSTIKQIIQNLQALLESVTENQELKIADIVLPETIDCTQFHENLKDELAATQNSNRQFVAPTTEIEKKLIAVWSEILNHPQIGIYDNFFELGGHSLLAVKLFAEMEKQFGKNLPLSVLFQAPTICQLADVVQRAEETVSWSPLVTIQAGDFKKLPLFCVHGAGFNVLIYRDVARNLGADQPVYGLQARGLDGNRPVHLSFESIAADYIREIQTVQPEGPYMLGGLSNGGNIALEMAQQLRQQGQEVILLALFDTYGPDAITLLPPLPRFLSSVDYLRQHMLPAYLLKTRSQPKILLSELQTVLGAVGKVLLQSKARAETLDREKKLAFFSEVHMQKSDPIFSDPGHFSAPSFLEQKLAQISKYILQRSSWAFLTPSTQLEEMDDVISTNLRSLEEIYSKVQKTYNAQPYAGKITVFKAGETPPGHRVDARLGWSSIARDGVEVFNIPGNHTSIMASKLLAEKLKICIEKAVGN; encoded by the coding sequence ATGGCAACATTCATTACAGAACGTAATATTTTTCAAAGTTTAGTCGAATTATCAACAGAACAACGTCAGTTATTGGAACTACTACTAAAAAAACAAGGTGAAGATTTGGCTCAGTTTGCCATCCCAAAACGAATGGGATCGGAGCTAATTCCACTGTCCTATTCTCAAGAAAGAATTTGGACTATTGCCCAGTTTTCTCCAGATACATTTGTTGATAACGTACCTGTAGCTTTTCAGATTTCTGGAAATCTTAACTTACAAGTTTTTGAAAAAAGCGTACATCTTCTGATCGAGCGCAATGAGATTTTCCGAACTACGTGTACGGTACGCGATCGCCAACTAGTTCAAACAGTGATGACTACCTTCAAACCTTGGGTGGAGATAATCGATCTCAGTCATTTTTCTCAAGAAGAAAGGTTAGAACGTGCTACAAGTCAGGCGGAAGCAATCGCACGACAACCATTTGACTTATCACAAGATGTACTTTTTCGAGCTATAGTATTTTGCCTTGGAGAACAAGAGTTTTTAGCATTGTTGGTGACGCACCAGTTTGCTACCGATGGATTGTCCTTCAGATTCTTACTACAAGAGTTAGCGACTTTATACAAAGCAATTTTAGTTGGCGATCGCTCTTCTCTTCTAGAACCAAATATCCAATATCCTGACTTTGCAGTTTGGCAACGACAATGGTTTTCTGATGCAATATTTGAACCGCAAACTACTTACTGGAAACAGCAACTCAGCGGCGCACCTACACAATTAAAATTGCCCATTTATCAAAGTCGCCAATTTGCAACACTTGATGCAGGATGTGAAAAATTTGAGTTTTCCTCAACTTTATCCGATAAATTAAGAGAGTTATGTCGTCAGCAAGGCGTTACATCTTTCATGGCGTTTGTGGCTTTATTTCAGCTCATTTTACATCGCTGTACGTTAGAAAACGACATTAGCATCGGCACGCTTATGTCAAATCGCAACCGTAGAGAAGTCGAGAAACTAGTGGGAAATTTTTCTAACAATCTACTTCTACGAACGAATTTTTCCAGCGATTTGAGCTTTAGTGAAGTTTTAACAAAAGTTCGAGAAACAACGCTTGATGCCTATAGCTATCAAGATTTACCCTTCCAGCGCTTATCTGCATCTCTAGCAAGTATTCCTCAATTTCAAATCTTGCTGCTGCTAAGAGATAGTACTACGGCTCAAAATCTCGATCTACCCGATCTTCAGGTGCGAGATTTCCCAGTGGAACTAGGTTTGACTCGAATGGAGCTGAGCTTAGATATCACAGATAGCGGCAAGGATGCTATTTTTGGAAAGCTGGAGTACAAATCAGCATTATTTGAAACATCTACCATCAAACAAATTATTCAAAATCTGCAAGCGCTGCTAGAAAGCGTAACTGAAAACCAAGAGCTGAAAATTGCCGATATCGTACTTCCTGAAACAATCGATTGTACTCAATTTCATGAGAATTTAAAAGACGAATTAGCTGCGACACAGAATTCCAACAGACAATTTGTAGCTCCTACCACAGAGATAGAAAAGAAACTGATCGCAGTATGGTCAGAAATTCTTAATCATCCGCAAATTGGCATTTACGACAACTTTTTTGAGTTAGGCGGTCATTCTCTCTTAGCCGTGAAACTGTTTGCTGAAATGGAAAAGCAATTTGGGAAAAACTTACCGCTATCCGTTCTATTTCAAGCACCAACTATTTGCCAATTAGCTGATGTTGTTCAACGTGCTGAAGAAACTGTTTCTTGGTCTCCTCTAGTTACTATTCAAGCTGGCGACTTTAAGAAACTACCGCTTTTTTGCGTACATGGTGCTGGTTTCAATGTGTTGATTTATCGTGATGTCGCACGAAATCTAGGAGCCGACCAACCTGTATATGGACTGCAAGCGAGGGGTTTAGATGGAAATCGACCCGTACACTTGAGTTTTGAGAGTATTGCTGCTGACTACATTCGTGAAATTCAAACCGTTCAACCCGAAGGACCCTATATGCTAGGAGGATTGTCCAATGGTGGCAATATTGCACTTGAAATGGCGCAACAGCTGCGCCAACAGGGACAAGAAGTAATTTTGCTAGCTTTGTTTGACACTTATGGTCCAGATGCAATTACATTACTTCCTCCTTTACCGCGATTCCTATCTTCTGTTGATTATCTTCGGCAGCATATGCTGCCTGCTTACTTGCTTAAAACGCGATCGCAACCTAAGATTTTATTGAGCGAGCTTCAGACAGTTTTAGGGGCAGTTGGAAAAGTTCTGCTTCAATCTAAAGCTAGAGCAGAGACATTAGATCGAGAGAAGAAGCTTGCCTTTTTCTCAGAAGTCCATATGCAGAAATCAGATCCTATTTTTTCAGATCCGGGACATTTTTCAGCCCCTAGCTTTTTGGAACAGAAGTTAGCTCAAATCAGTAAGTATATTCTACAGCGTTCTTCCTGGGCATTCCTTACGCCATCAACTCAGCTTGAGGAAATGGATGATGTTATATCAACAAATCTGAGAAGTTTAGAGGAGATTTATAGCAAAGTCCAAAAGACTTACAATGCTCAGCCATATGCAGGAAAAATTACTGTCTTTAAAGCTGGAGAAACTCCCCCAGGACATCGAGTAGATGCCAGGTTAGGTTGGAGTAGCATTGCCAGAGATGGAGTTGAAGTTTTTAATATTCCAGGGAATCATACTTCTATCATGGCATCTAAACTTTTGGCAGAGAAGTTGAAAATTTGCATTGAGAAAGCTGTGGGCAACTGA
- the cbiM gene encoding cobalt transporter CbiM, with protein sequence MPIVPLMQALSSGWLYHSIQPYLALHIPDGFLNLPVIAVTWILAIALIAISLNRVQADYQEKAVPLMGVCAAFIFAAQMINFPIPGGTSGHLLGGTLAGALLGPWAGTLVMTVVFIVQAVVFQDGGLTVLGANIFNMGLIGTFAGYYLYKAIRFAIGRNKLSGMAVGAAIAAWASVMIAAIICAIQLAISGTVPLAVAIGAMATWHVLIGIGEAAITVVALVFIWRTRPDMFYDPPRRAVSPRNRIGVGS encoded by the coding sequence ATGCCAATCGTTCCATTGATGCAAGCTCTTTCTTCTGGTTGGCTGTATCATTCAATACAGCCATATCTAGCGCTGCATATCCCAGATGGCTTTTTAAACCTACCCGTAATTGCTGTTACCTGGATACTGGCGATCGCCCTGATCGCTATATCTCTAAATCGCGTGCAAGCAGACTACCAGGAAAAGGCAGTGCCTCTAATGGGCGTTTGCGCTGCATTTATTTTCGCCGCACAGATGATCAACTTTCCCATTCCAGGAGGTACATCCGGTCATTTGCTGGGAGGTACTCTAGCAGGAGCGCTTTTAGGTCCTTGGGCGGGAACGCTAGTGATGACAGTCGTATTCATCGTCCAAGCGGTGGTGTTTCAAGATGGAGGCTTGACAGTATTAGGAGCCAACATCTTCAATATGGGTCTGATCGGTACGTTTGCCGGTTACTACCTTTACAAAGCAATTCGCTTTGCCATTGGTAGAAATAAATTATCAGGGATGGCTGTAGGAGCAGCAATCGCGGCTTGGGCAAGTGTCATGATTGCCGCGATTATTTGCGCGATTCAACTTGCTATCTCTGGAACCGTTCCCTTAGCAGTCGCAATCGGAGCTATGGCAACATGGCACGTCCTCATTGGGATTGGTGAAGCCGCAATTACAGTTGTAGCACTTGTCTTCATCTGGCGAACTCGCCCCGATATGTTTTACGATCCACCCCGTCGGGCTGTATCGCCAAGAAACAGAATAGGAGTTGGGAGCTAG
- a CDS encoding DUF362 domain-containing protein, whose amino-acid sequence MSYKFPNLKHKRRSILQLTGLAVGAAIFPPTFYAVKTSLKATKAKYADAKKVAPLSLSNEIGKVVLVYSEDRVNGTRRALDLLQPDGIKGKRIFLKPNYNTADPAPAATDTKMLEALIQELQNAGAGQISIGDRSGMAQTRQAMEAKGVFKLADRYGLNAIVLDELSIKDWQYFSAEGTHWQQGFAFARPILDAEAVVNMCCLKTHGGARYTLSLKNTVGMVAKYVPGDRFNYMNDLHTSKYMQLMIAEINSVYQPSLVLMDGVEAFVKGGPEAGDKVAANVILAGTDRVAVDVVALGILRSLGTTPEVAQGSIWNLEQIRRAIELGLGAANSEQIELITADAASQKIADGIRPYIMT is encoded by the coding sequence ATGTCATATAAATTTCCTAACCTCAAGCATAAGAGGCGCAGTATTCTGCAACTGACTGGACTAGCAGTTGGAGCAGCAATATTTCCTCCTACTTTTTATGCCGTCAAAACTTCGTTAAAAGCTACTAAAGCTAAGTATGCAGATGCGAAGAAAGTTGCACCGTTATCACTATCAAATGAAATTGGTAAAGTCGTACTCGTATATAGCGAAGATCGAGTCAACGGAACACGCCGCGCTCTCGATCTGTTGCAACCAGATGGTATAAAAGGAAAGCGCATTTTCCTCAAACCCAACTACAACACTGCCGATCCCGCTCCAGCCGCAACAGATACCAAAATGCTAGAAGCTCTAATACAAGAATTACAAAATGCTGGAGCAGGACAAATTAGTATCGGCGATCGCTCTGGTATGGCGCAGACGCGGCAAGCGATGGAAGCTAAGGGAGTGTTTAAATTAGCAGATCGCTACGGACTTAATGCAATTGTCTTAGACGAGTTGAGTATTAAAGATTGGCAGTATTTCTCTGCTGAGGGAACTCACTGGCAACAAGGTTTTGCCTTTGCTCGTCCGATTTTGGATGCAGAAGCAGTTGTGAATATGTGTTGTCTGAAAACTCACGGTGGCGCTCGCTATACTCTTTCGCTTAAAAATACTGTGGGTATGGTAGCAAAGTACGTTCCTGGCGATCGCTTCAACTATATGAACGATTTGCATACATCAAAGTATATGCAGTTGATGATTGCAGAAATTAACTCTGTTTACCAACCAAGTCTTGTCTTAATGGATGGAGTCGAAGCCTTTGTCAAAGGTGGACCTGAAGCTGGCGATAAAGTCGCTGCAAATGTGATTTTAGCTGGCACAGATCGGGTTGCAGTTGATGTCGTTGCTTTAGGAATATTGCGATCGCTCGGTACAACACCAGAAGTAGCTCAAGGCTCAATTTGGAATTTAGAACAAATTCGTAGAGCTATAGAATTAGGCTTAGGAGCTGCTAATTCAGAGCAGATTGAATTAATTACAGCCGACGCAGCTAGTCAAAAAATCGCTGATGGAATTCGTCCATATATTATGACTTAA
- a CDS encoding ferritin-like domain-containing protein has translation MRELDQKKTIELLNSIMEFELAGVVRYTHYSLMVTGPNRIPIVEFFKLQATESLTHAQQVGEILTGLEGHPSLRIAPMEETHQHTVRDILEESLSHERKALDLYKKLLDTVEDASVYLEEFARTMIGTEELHNIEIKKMLRDFSGSTV, from the coding sequence ATGCGCGAACTCGACCAAAAAAAGACAATCGAACTGCTAAACTCCATCATGGAGTTTGAACTGGCGGGGGTGGTACGCTATACCCACTACTCTCTCATGGTGACTGGTCCCAACCGGATTCCAATTGTCGAGTTTTTCAAACTGCAAGCTACCGAGTCGCTCACACATGCCCAACAAGTAGGAGAAATTTTAACTGGTTTAGAAGGACATCCCAGCCTGAGAATTGCTCCGATGGAGGAAACCCACCAGCATACGGTACGGGATATTTTGGAAGAAAGTCTTTCTCACGAACGGAAAGCGCTAGATTTATATAAAAAGCTGCTCGACACTGTAGAAGATGCCAGCGTTTATCTAGAGGAATTTGCCCGTACCATGATTGGAACGGAAGAACTGCACAACATCGAAATTAAAAAGATGCTACGCGACTTTAGTGGTAGTACTGTGTAG
- a CDS encoding energy-coupling factor ABC transporter ATP-binding protein, with amino-acid sequence MHHNPILVENLSYAYPDGTQALRKVNLAIASGERVALIGANGSGKSTLQLHLNGIILPQEGRVMVGEWVVQPENLQLIRNFVGLVFQNPDDQIFMPTVWEDIAFGPMNLGLRGEELHKRVLQAMAHVNIDPEWYGHRSTENLSGGEKKRIAIAGVLAMQPQILVLDEPSAQLDPRSRRRSIELLKSLPITQLVATHDLDLALDLCDRTVVLSQGQVVYDGTTERVMGDAKFLLEHALEPPLSYSRPYCNLEDAPFLH; translated from the coding sequence ATGCATCACAACCCGATCCTTGTAGAAAATCTCAGTTATGCCTACCCTGATGGTACGCAGGCACTCAGGAAAGTGAATTTGGCGATCGCATCTGGCGAGCGAGTTGCCTTAATTGGGGCGAATGGTTCGGGAAAATCGACATTACAGTTACACTTAAACGGAATTATTCTGCCTCAAGAAGGGAGGGTGATGGTAGGAGAGTGGGTTGTGCAGCCTGAAAATTTACAATTAATTCGGAATTTTGTCGGGCTAGTATTTCAAAATCCTGACGATCAAATATTTATGCCCACAGTTTGGGAAGATATAGCTTTTGGTCCGATGAATTTGGGTTTGCGGGGAGAAGAATTGCATAAACGAGTTTTGCAAGCGATGGCACATGTAAACATCGATCCAGAATGGTACGGACATCGCAGTACGGAGAACCTCTCAGGAGGAGAGAAAAAAAGAATTGCGATCGCGGGTGTTTTGGCTATGCAACCCCAGATTTTAGTGCTAGACGAACCCTCAGCTCAACTCGATCCTCGTTCTCGCCGCCGATCGATCGAATTGCTCAAATCTCTGCCGATTACTCAACTCGTTGCCACCCACGACTTAGACTTAGCTTTAGATTTATGCGATCGCACCGTGGTTTTGAGTCAGGGTCAAGTGGTTTACGACGGTACAACCGAACGAGTCATGGGTGATGCCAAATTCTTACTAGAACACGCCCTCGAACCACCACTTAGCTACAGTCGTCCCTACTGTAATTTGGAAGATGCTCCCTTTCTTCACTGA